A window of the Candidatus Jettenia caeni genome harbors these coding sequences:
- a CDS encoding glucose-1-phosphate thymidylyltransferase: MIQAVILAAGKSTRTWPLTLTKPKPLLKVMNKEILKHNLDALQGLVSEVIIIVGFKKEMLIKEIGHTYGKLSIQYREQKTQLGTGHALKSVEDLMKNKFLVLGGDDIFSRKDIQACLKHKYAVLGCEVEDPGRFGVFVLSGKGVKNIVEKPRTYVSNIANTGLYVFDKNVFKFKLKKSPRGEYEIIDYINELVKEEKVVCEKVKGHWLSVGYPWDLIQVNNVLVSEIKNEIKGKVEKNVVVKGKIHVGKGTVILPGTYIDGNVVIGENCTIGPNCFLRGNTSIGNNCHIGQAVEIKNSIIMDKAKVPHLSYIGDSVVGENSNLGAGTITANLRHDNKNVKSEVKGELIDTGRRKFGAIIADDVHTGINTTIYPGRKIWPGVGTGPGEIIDKDKKV; this comes from the coding sequence ATGATACAAGCCGTCATTTTAGCTGCGGGAAAAAGTACAAGGACATGGCCACTGACCTTAACAAAGCCAAAACCATTACTCAAAGTAATGAATAAAGAGATACTGAAACATAACCTGGATGCTTTGCAGGGATTGGTGAGCGAGGTTATTATAATCGTAGGATTTAAAAAGGAAATGCTCATAAAAGAGATAGGGCATACCTATGGGAAATTAAGCATTCAGTATAGGGAACAAAAAACACAGTTGGGTACGGGGCATGCCCTGAAGTCTGTTGAAGATTTGATGAAAAATAAATTTCTCGTTTTAGGCGGAGACGATATCTTTTCCAGAAAAGACATACAAGCATGTTTAAAGCATAAATACGCTGTCCTGGGATGTGAAGTTGAAGATCCGGGCAGATTCGGCGTTTTTGTTTTGTCAGGTAAAGGGGTGAAAAACATCGTTGAAAAACCCCGGACATATGTGTCAAACATAGCGAATACGGGATTATATGTGTTTGATAAAAATGTGTTCAAATTTAAGCTGAAAAAAAGTCCACGGGGTGAATACGAAATAATTGACTACATCAATGAGCTTGTCAAAGAAGAGAAAGTAGTCTGTGAAAAGGTAAAAGGGCATTGGTTGTCGGTAGGGTACCCCTGGGATTTAATTCAGGTAAATAACGTTTTAGTCTCTGAAATAAAAAATGAAATAAAGGGAAAAGTAGAGAAGAACGTTGTCGTAAAAGGGAAGATACACGTAGGAAAAGGGACGGTAATCTTACCGGGAACGTACATTGACGGGAATGTTGTTATTGGCGAAAACTGCACCATAGGCCCCAACTGTTTTTTAAGAGGAAATACCTCTATCGGAAATAATTGTCATATTGGACAGGCGGTTGAGATAAAAAACAGTATCATTATGGACAAAGCAAAAGTTCCTCATCTTTCTTATATTGGAGATAGCGTTGTTGGAGAAAATAGCAATCTGGGCGCTGGAACAATAACCGCTAATTTAAGACATGACAATAAAAACGTGAAATCTGAAGTGAAAGGCGAACTGATTGACACCGGCAGAAGGAAGTTTGGGGCTATAATCGCTGATGATGTTCATACAGGAATAAATACAACAATCTATCCGGGCAGAAAGATTTGGCCAGGAGTAGGCACAGGGCCTGGCGAGATTATTGATAAAGATAAGAAGGTTTAA
- a CDS encoding phosphoglucosamine mutase gives MNMEKLFGTDGIRGIANTFPMTPEVVLNIGKATAHVFKEKNGKKRPKLVIGRDTRLSGCMIENALTSGILSVGADVFLVGHMPTPAIAHVTKSLNVDAGMVISASHNPAADNGIKIFSGDGYKLSDDVEEEIEKYILTEKVKTEQITGGFIGNAYSIDDAKGRYIEFAKASMKNLSIRGLKIVLDCANGAAYNTAPQVFRELGAEVIVLNDKPDGLNINLNCGALHPEIMQEVVKKEKADIGIALDGDADRVIVCDEKGNNVDGDHIIAICAMYLKEKGALTKNCVVTTIMTNKGFDIAMDTKNIRIVKTKVGDRYVIDEMRKKGYVLGGEQSGHIIFSNYTTTGDGIISALQLLGIMKEKGEKLSKLAECMKSLPQVLINVKVKEKKDIDTLEVKKHIRKTEEKLGEKGRVLVRYSGTENLCRVMIEGEYKKEIQKMANEIAQGIKREIGV, from the coding sequence ATGAATATGGAAAAATTATTTGGAACAGATGGTATACGAGGTATAGCAAATACATTCCCTATGACACCTGAAGTAGTGCTAAACATTGGGAAAGCCACTGCTCATGTTTTTAAAGAAAAAAACGGGAAGAAAAGGCCTAAACTCGTTATCGGAAGAGATACCAGGCTCAGCGGCTGTATGATAGAAAATGCTTTAACATCCGGGATTTTATCCGTAGGAGCCGATGTCTTCCTCGTTGGTCATATGCCAACGCCTGCCATTGCTCATGTAACAAAATCGCTGAATGTTGATGCAGGTATGGTGATTAGCGCTTCACATAATCCTGCCGCAGATAATGGAATAAAGATTTTTAGTGGTGATGGCTATAAGCTGTCCGATGATGTCGAAGAGGAAATTGAAAAATATATCTTAACAGAAAAGGTAAAAACAGAACAGATAACAGGAGGTTTCATAGGAAATGCATATAGCATTGACGATGCAAAAGGAAGGTATATAGAATTTGCAAAAGCCTCTATGAAAAACCTGAGCATACGAGGACTAAAAATTGTCTTAGATTGTGCTAACGGCGCCGCATATAACACTGCGCCACAGGTATTCAGAGAGTTAGGCGCAGAAGTTATTGTGCTCAACGATAAACCGGACGGACTCAACATAAACCTGAATTGCGGGGCGCTGCATCCTGAAATAATGCAGGAAGTTGTGAAAAAAGAAAAGGCGGATATTGGAATAGCGCTAGACGGTGATGCGGATAGGGTTATCGTTTGTGATGAAAAGGGAAATAATGTGGATGGCGACCATATCATTGCAATATGCGCAATGTACCTGAAAGAGAAAGGCGCATTAACGAAAAACTGCGTTGTTACCACGATCATGACGAATAAAGGATTCGACATTGCGATGGATACAAAGAATATCCGTATTGTTAAGACAAAGGTGGGAGACCGATATGTTATTGATGAGATGAGAAAGAAAGGATATGTTCTGGGCGGGGAACAGTCCGGACATATAATCTTCTCAAATTATACAACAACAGGTGACGGAATAATCTCTGCCTTACAATTGTTGGGAATTATGAAGGAGAAAGGCGAAAAATTAAGTAAGTTAGCGGAATGCATGAAATCCCTGCCCCAGGTGCTTATTAACGTTAAGGTAAAAGAAAAAAAAGACATCGATACCCTGGAAGTAAAGAAGCATATCCGGAAGACAGAAGAAAAATTAGGGGAAAAAGGAAGGGTGCTCGTCAGATATTCAGGAACAGAGAATTTATGCAGGGTTATGATTGAAGGTGAGTATAAAAAAGAAATTCAAAAAATGGCGAATGAAATTGCCCAGGGTATAAAAAGAGAGATTGGGGTTTAA
- a CDS encoding putative transposase, with translation MGFSLEPCVPYAWQRVKETLQIPSSRSNRLYVLGFLNRHNRLYPFVIEGKVDTSIIRACFNQFANHIKKKTFVLLDNAPIHTSKEFIRHIPSWAKKNLIIKYLPPYCPGLNLIENLWRLMKYQ, from the coding sequence ATGGGATTTTCCCTAGAACCCTGTGTTCCTTATGCATGGCAAAGGGTTAAAGAAACTCTCCAGATTCCTTCTTCCCGCAGTAATCGTCTCTATGTGTTGGGCTTTCTCAACAGACACAACAGACTCTATCCTTTTGTTATCGAGGGGAAAGTCGATACGTCCATTATCAGAGCGTGCTTTAACCAATTTGCCAATCATATCAAGAAGAAGACCTTTGTTCTTCTTGATAATGCCCCCATTCATACTTCCAAGGAATTTATCCGGCATATTCCTTCCTGGGCTAAAAAGAACCTTATTATTAAATATTTGCCACCCTATTGCCCAGGACTCAACCTTATTGAAAACCTTTGGCGGTTGATGAAATACCAATAG
- a CDS encoding transposase, protein MKDQKEEIPKRFRIPDGLWEKIQRLLPPQQAKPQGGRPRNNDRRMMEAIVYVLKTGVQWKALPRSIAAGSSAHDRFQEWNTAGVFQKLWRAGLLEYEKIVGIDWKWQAMDAAIIKAPLRGCANRFKPHR, encoded by the coding sequence ATGAAAGACCAAAAAGAAGAAATACCAAAGAGATTTCGTATACCAGATGGTTTATGGGAGAAGATTCAAAGACTATTGCCACCACAGCAAGCGAAGCCCCAAGGTGGACGTCCCCGTAATAATGATCGCAGGATGATGGAAGCAATAGTTTATGTGCTGAAAACCGGCGTGCAATGGAAAGCATTGCCACGAAGTATTGCAGCTGGCAGTAGCGCCCATGATCGTTTTCAAGAGTGGAACACTGCAGGAGTATTTCAGAAGCTCTGGAGAGCAGGACTTCTCGAATATGAGAAAATAGTTGGTATTGACTGGAAGTGGCAAGCAATGGATGCCGCCATAATCAAAGCTCCTTTAAGGGGATGCGCAAACAGGTTCAAACCCCACAGATAG
- a CDS encoding transposase has product MCIVTDGHGVPLSITVAGANRHDMKMAEATIKNIVIKRPKPTREKPQNLCLDKGFDVHEIREAVAAQRYRAHIRTRGEEMRLHGKNTRYRARRWVAERTHSWMNRFRRLLI; this is encoded by the coding sequence ATGTGTATAGTAACTGATGGACACGGGGTTCCCCTGTCAATAACGGTTGCTGGCGCTAATCGACATGATATGAAAATGGCAGAAGCTACGATTAAGAATATCGTGATAAAACGACCAAAACCAACACGAGAAAAACCACAGAATTTATGTCTGGATAAGGGATTTGATGTTCATGAAATACGAGAGGCTGTTGCTGCACAGCGTTACCGTGCGCATATCCGTACCCGGGGTGAAGAAATGCGCTTACACGGGAAGAATACCCGATACCGGGCAAGACGATGGGTGGCAGAGAGAACCCATTCCTGGATGAATCGATTCCGCCGCCTGTTGATTTGA
- a CDS encoding translation elongation factor G — protein MIPYEIKDIRTIVFLGHGASGKTSLVESMLFKAGVTTRLGSVEDGTSVADYDAEAKEKRHTIDSSILHFNWKGREITVVDTPGYPDFIRDTITSLVAAETALITISAPDGIQVNTKKLWDFACQKKLGKILVITKIDSENINYQALIKSIQDTFGNRCVPYVLPIGTGHDFQGVVNVFKLPDPLPDGIVGNANAAHDTLIEAVVSNDDVLMEKYLDGKEIDTASLQTCFINAIASGHIVPILCCSNKKVLGIEEILDAIANFSPSPSEGVRRTALDIQSNQEITPEVSENAPFSAFVFKSVIDPFVGKLNYFRIISGKLDSEISFYNVTSKKIDKVGHIYRVFGKEQRPVLRAIPGDIIAVSKLEDLHISDTICDPKHPIKFPGMAFPVPMSSLAVIPKSKGAEKKISECLHKLTEEDRTFRTSHDTLTNELVVTGMSNLHLNVMINRLKRRFGIEVETHIPKIPYKETITANAQAQYKHKKQTGGHGQYGEVHIKIEPLSRGSGFEFVDEIVGGTIPRQYIPAVEKGIREVLDKGILIHHPIVDLRVRLHYGSYHDVDSSEAAFKIAASHAFQDAFNHAKPVLLEPMVNIEVTIPTKFMGEITGNLSSHRGHIKGMESMGDLQIIRAAIPLSSIANYEAELKSMTAGQGSFTMEHSHYDAVPAHLMQSIIAQSHTAHAK, from the coding sequence ATGATTCCGTATGAGATAAAAGACATTCGGACCATTGTATTCCTAGGGCACGGTGCTTCAGGAAAGACTTCGCTGGTAGAATCTATGCTCTTTAAGGCAGGCGTAACTACACGTCTTGGTAGTGTTGAAGACGGCACTTCGGTTGCTGATTATGATGCTGAAGCAAAGGAAAAGAGGCATACGATAGACTCTTCCATCCTTCACTTCAATTGGAAGGGGCGTGAAATTACCGTTGTTGATACACCTGGTTATCCTGACTTTATTCGAGACACAATCACTTCTCTTGTTGCCGCAGAAACGGCCCTCATTACTATATCCGCCCCGGATGGAATCCAAGTCAATACCAAAAAACTTTGGGATTTTGCCTGCCAAAAAAAACTTGGAAAGATACTTGTTATAACAAAGATCGACAGCGAAAATATTAATTACCAGGCCTTGATTAAGTCTATCCAGGATACTTTTGGAAACAGGTGTGTACCATACGTCTTGCCCATAGGAACTGGCCATGATTTTCAGGGTGTTGTTAACGTATTTAAACTACCTGACCCTTTGCCGGATGGGATTGTGGGTAATGCGAATGCAGCGCACGATACCTTGATCGAAGCCGTTGTTTCCAATGATGATGTATTGATGGAAAAATACCTTGATGGGAAAGAGATTGATACAGCATCTTTACAAACTTGCTTTATCAATGCTATTGCGAGCGGGCATATTGTGCCTATTCTCTGCTGCTCTAACAAAAAAGTCTTAGGGATTGAAGAAATACTGGATGCTATAGCCAACTTTTCTCCTTCTCCGTCAGAAGGAGTTAGGAGGACTGCTCTTGATATACAAAGCAATCAGGAAATTACCCCGGAAGTTTCGGAAAATGCCCCTTTCAGCGCCTTTGTATTTAAATCTGTCATTGATCCTTTTGTGGGAAAATTAAACTATTTCAGGATTATCTCAGGTAAATTGGATAGTGAGATATCATTTTATAATGTGACCAGTAAGAAGATAGATAAGGTTGGGCATATCTACCGGGTTTTTGGAAAGGAGCAGAGGCCAGTCTTAAGGGCTATTCCGGGAGATATAATTGCGGTATCAAAACTGGAGGATTTACATATATCTGATACAATCTGCGATCCTAAACACCCTATAAAATTTCCCGGGATGGCATTCCCGGTCCCCATGTCATCGTTAGCTGTGATACCGAAAAGCAAGGGGGCGGAAAAGAAGATTAGTGAATGTCTCCACAAGCTTACTGAAGAAGACAGAACGTTTAGAACCTCCCATGATACATTAACGAATGAATTAGTTGTTACCGGTATGAGTAATCTCCATCTCAACGTTATGATAAACCGGCTAAAACGGCGTTTTGGAATTGAAGTGGAAACGCATATCCCCAAAATCCCTTACAAAGAAACCATTACAGCAAATGCCCAGGCACAGTACAAGCATAAGAAGCAAACGGGAGGGCATGGACAGTATGGTGAGGTTCATATCAAGATTGAACCGTTATCAAGGGGGTCAGGCTTTGAATTTGTGGATGAGATTGTAGGCGGAACAATTCCGCGCCAATACATCCCTGCCGTAGAAAAAGGTATTCGGGAGGTTTTGGATAAGGGCATATTGATTCATCATCCCATTGTAGACCTTCGGGTACGATTGCACTACGGGTCTTATCATGATGTAGACTCCTCCGAGGCGGCCTTCAAGATAGCAGCATCACATGCATTTCAGGATGCCTTTAATCATGCGAAACCTGTACTTCTTGAGCCTATGGTAAATATCGAGGTTACCATTCCCACGAAATTTATGGGTGAAATCACAGGCAATCTTTCCAGTCACCGAGGGCACATTAAAGGAATGGAATCTATGGGTGATCTACAAATCATACGCGCCGCCATTCCCTTGTCATCCATAGCTAACTATGAGGCTGAACTGAAATCCATGACCGCCGGGCAAGGCTCATTTACCATGGAACATTCCCATTACGATGCCGTCCCAGCTCACCTCATGCAGTCCATTATTGCCCAGTCTCATACTGCTCATGCAAAATAG
- a CDS encoding 1-(5-phosphoribosyl)-5-[(5-phosphoribosylamino) methylideneamino] imidazole-4-carboxamide isomerase, translating into MRLTQGQKDAETIFSDNPVDVARSWQDQGADYLHVVDLDGAFEGAPKNLGIVEQIIKQVKIPIEFGGGLRTTQTIKMVLDLGIDRVIIGTKAIDSPSWVNELCTTFPGRIAVGIDAKNGKVAVKGWTSVCEWTAMSFAREIEKASPCAIIYTDISKDGMLQGPNISSLQELFMTVKTPVIASGGISSLKDVEALSKLPIAGMIIGKALYTGHIKLSEAKQVCNSHT; encoded by the coding sequence GTGCGGTTAACACAAGGACAGAAGGATGCCGAAACGATTTTTTCCGATAATCCTGTTGACGTAGCCAGGTCGTGGCAGGATCAGGGCGCAGATTATCTGCACGTGGTTGATCTCGATGGGGCTTTTGAAGGCGCCCCGAAAAATCTGGGTATTGTAGAGCAAATTATCAAACAGGTAAAAATTCCTATTGAGTTCGGCGGTGGCTTGAGGACAACTCAAACTATCAAAATGGTACTTGACTTAGGCATAGATCGTGTGATTATAGGGACAAAAGCTATCGACTCTCCATCATGGGTGAATGAGCTTTGTACAACATTCCCAGGCCGTATTGCTGTTGGGATCGATGCGAAAAACGGTAAGGTTGCTGTTAAGGGATGGACCTCAGTATGTGAATGGACAGCCATGTCCTTTGCGCGAGAGATTGAAAAAGCATCGCCATGCGCTATAATCTACACAGACATCTCAAAAGACGGCATGCTTCAGGGCCCTAACATTTCGAGTTTACAGGAACTTTTCATGACAGTAAAAACTCCCGTTATTGCTTCTGGCGGAATTTCATCATTAAAAGATGTTGAGGCCTTGAGTAAATTACCTATTGCTGGTATGATTATTGGAAAAGCTTTGTATACAGGACACATCAAACTTTCGGAGGCAAAACAGGTATGTAATTCGCATACATAA
- a CDS encoding imidazole glycerol phosphate synthase subunit: protein MIMIVDYGMGNLRSVEKGFERFGFDVKVTDNFAEFKHADKLVVPGVGAFQDAMEGLKQRGLIEPIVDWIQSGKPFLGICLGLQLLFSLGYEDGEHKGLGVIPGKVIRFDFSENEKNAELKIPHMGWNQIKCKKENIPILKDIPDNAYMYFVHSYYVCPEDENVVATETEYGICFTSMVWHKNIFATQFHPEKSQENGLTILKNFGNL, encoded by the coding sequence ATGATTATGATTGTAGATTATGGTATGGGAAATCTTCGGAGTGTAGAAAAGGGTTTTGAACGCTTTGGCTTTGATGTGAAGGTTACCGATAACTTTGCAGAATTCAAACATGCGGATAAGCTCGTAGTTCCCGGGGTTGGCGCCTTCCAGGATGCCATGGAAGGCTTGAAGCAAAGAGGGCTTATTGAGCCAATCGTGGATTGGATCCAATCCGGCAAGCCATTTCTGGGCATATGTCTCGGTTTACAATTATTGTTTTCCCTGGGGTACGAGGATGGTGAACATAAGGGTTTAGGCGTTATTCCCGGCAAGGTTATTCGCTTCGATTTTTCTGAAAATGAGAAAAATGCGGAATTGAAGATCCCGCACATGGGCTGGAATCAGATTAAATGTAAGAAGGAAAATATCCCTATCCTGAAAGATATACCTGATAATGCCTATATGTATTTTGTACATTCTTATTATGTTTGCCCGGAAGATGAAAATGTTGTTGCTACGGAGACGGAATATGGTATTTGCTTTACCTCTATGGTATGGCATAAGAACATCTTTGCAACGCAGTTTCACCCTGAAAAAAGCCAGGAGAACGGGCTGACTATACTGAAAAACTTTGGTAATTTGTAG
- a CDS encoding putative chemotaxis protein, translating to MLGKRGIVRGFYLFGIFGMLAIGAGCAETKRLRQENQQLNENVSGLQQENAELSSKIGMYEHELSRLENSRRELEAKLKGTGATTRIKNGAVSISLPGTILFDSGKTTLRPQSKATLRKISQVLKSEVPNEIVRIEGHTDNEPINKQKDKYKSNWELSAARATAVLHYMVEECGVSPTKVYIAGFGQYQPVSDNRSKTGKAKNRRVEFVIVPRGGG from the coding sequence ATGTTGGGAAAACGTGGCATTGTACGGGGTTTTTATTTATTTGGAATTTTTGGAATGCTGGCCATAGGCGCTGGTTGCGCTGAGACGAAGAGGTTGCGGCAGGAAAATCAGCAATTAAACGAAAATGTATCAGGTTTGCAACAGGAGAATGCCGAGCTATCTTCGAAGATTGGCATGTATGAACATGAGTTGAGCCGGCTGGAGAACTCAAGAAGGGAACTTGAGGCTAAATTAAAAGGCACCGGGGCAACCACGAGGATAAAAAATGGTGCTGTTTCCATATCGCTGCCGGGTACCATATTATTTGATTCAGGGAAAACAACATTACGGCCTCAATCCAAAGCAACACTCAGGAAGATATCTCAGGTGCTTAAGAGTGAGGTGCCGAATGAAATAGTCAGGATCGAAGGTCATACCGATAATGAGCCTATTAATAAGCAAAAGGATAAATATAAGTCAAATTGGGAGCTATCGGCAGCAAGGGCTACTGCTGTTCTTCATTATATGGTAGAGGAATGCGGTGTTTCTCCCACAAAGGTTTATATTGCCGGCTTCGGACAATATCAGCCTGTGTCAGATAATAGATCAAAAACCGGTAAGGCGAAAAACCGTCGTGTAGAGTTTGTCATAGTACCAAGAGGCGGTGGGTAG
- a CDS encoding putative peptidase codes for MIGSFLNVCIYRIPRKESLVLSRSVCPGCHTPIRWYDNIPVLSYLLLWGRCRTCKAKISVRYLLVELLTGYVFAHLYYVFIQSRHESPCVLIGYIVLCCALIISAFVDLELFIIPNEVTFAGIPLALILSVICPDLHNARHTLRNFSLVDISRLDALIASLIGLLVGGGLIYLCSVLGKMVFKKEAMGFGDVKLMCMAGGIVGWKLSVTIFFVAPFFGILMAIPVLLIKKSHLIPYGPFLSLATLVCILMQDYFIKIVNDYIQIFSVLFTGFHS; via the coding sequence ATGATAGGCAGTTTCCTGAATGTCTGTATCTATCGGATTCCCCGGAAAGAATCCCTGGTGCTATCCCGTTCGGTTTGTCCGGGTTGCCATACGCCCATCAGGTGGTATGATAATATCCCTGTACTCAGTTACCTGCTGTTATGGGGGCGATGCCGGACTTGTAAGGCAAAAATATCGGTACGTTACCTGCTCGTAGAACTGCTGACAGGGTATGTATTTGCGCACCTGTATTATGTTTTTATACAGTCCAGGCACGAATCCCCCTGTGTTCTTATTGGTTATATAGTTCTTTGTTGTGCTCTGATTATATCGGCCTTTGTAGATCTTGAGTTATTTATCATTCCCAATGAGGTTACATTTGCAGGCATTCCACTTGCGCTTATTTTGAGTGTGATATGTCCGGATTTACATAATGCACGGCATACCCTGAGAAATTTTTCACTTGTTGATATCAGCCGGTTAGATGCATTGATTGCATCTCTGATCGGGTTGTTAGTCGGTGGGGGTTTGATATATCTCTGCAGTGTGCTGGGAAAAATGGTGTTTAAGAAAGAAGCTATGGGCTTCGGAGACGTGAAGCTTATGTGCATGGCAGGAGGAATTGTTGGCTGGAAGCTCTCGGTAACGATCTTTTTTGTTGCACCATTTTTTGGGATTCTTATGGCTATTCCTGTGCTCTTGATTAAGAAAAGCCATCTGATTCCTTACGGACCATTTTTATCGCTGGCTACGCTCGTATGTATTCTCATGCAAGATTATTTTATAAAAATTGTTAATGACTATATTCAAATTTTCTCTGTATTGTTTACAGGGTTTCATTCATAA
- a CDS encoding glucose-1-phosphate adenylyltransferase yields MDNVISVILGGGRGTRLYPLTKERSKPAVPLAGKYRIIDIPISNCLNSYLNKIYVLTQFNSASLHRHITRAYKFDNFSKGFIEILAANQTIESMDWYQGTADAVRQNLRFFNQPNIDLVLILSGDQLYRMNYQEIIKEHIRTGAEVTVSAIPAERTQAEHLGILKVDEQGRIIDFSEKPKDEKIIDAFSVSPSVFDRHGIKAGDRTLLASMGIYIFNLDVLNTILKETRKSDFGKEIIPDIIKKRRVCAYFFDGYWEDIGTIKSFYEANLKLGSPSPSFDLYDEKAPIYTNPLFLPGSLINSCKISHSIISDGCFINDAEIQNCVIGIRSIIGKNTRIQNSIIMGADYYESASHIRANRFKKIPNIGIGDNSCIEGAIIDKNVHIGENVTIKNANNIEQLDAENYMIRDHIVIVPKGSVIPSNTAI; encoded by the coding sequence ATGGATAATGTAATTTCTGTAATCCTTGGTGGAGGACGCGGCACACGGCTTTACCCATTGACAAAAGAGAGATCAAAGCCTGCGGTCCCTCTTGCTGGTAAATATAGAATCATCGATATTCCCATCAGTAACTGCTTAAATTCTTATTTAAATAAAATTTATGTACTCACACAATTCAATTCAGCATCTCTCCACAGACATATAACAAGGGCATATAAATTTGATAATTTCTCCAAAGGTTTTATTGAAATCCTGGCGGCAAATCAAACCATAGAAAGTATGGATTGGTATCAGGGCACTGCTGACGCTGTCCGGCAAAACCTGCGATTCTTCAATCAACCCAACATTGATCTTGTTTTGATACTTTCCGGTGATCAGTTATACAGGATGAACTATCAGGAAATCATCAAAGAGCATATCAGGACGGGTGCAGAAGTAACCGTCTCGGCAATTCCGGCAGAGAGAACGCAAGCTGAACATTTAGGTATTTTAAAGGTAGATGAACAAGGACGTATTATTGATTTTTCTGAAAAACCAAAAGACGAGAAGATTATTGACGCTTTTTCCGTAAGCCCATCCGTTTTTGACAGGCATGGTATCAAAGCCGGGGATCGTACCCTTTTAGCTTCGATGGGTATTTATATATTCAACCTCGACGTGCTTAATACAATATTAAAAGAAACCCGTAAATCAGATTTTGGTAAAGAAATCATCCCTGATATTATCAAAAAGAGACGGGTATGCGCTTATTTTTTTGACGGCTATTGGGAGGACATCGGAACAATAAAATCATTTTATGAAGCAAATCTGAAACTCGGTTCTCCCAGCCCCAGTTTTGATCTCTACGATGAAAAGGCGCCGATCTATACCAACCCGCTTTTTTTGCCAGGCTCTCTTATTAACTCATGCAAAATTAGCCACTCCATTATCTCTGATGGCTGCTTTATCAACGATGCAGAGATACAAAACTGTGTGATCGGTATCAGAAGTATCATTGGGAAAAATACCCGTATTCAAAATTCCATCATTATGGGCGCAGATTATTATGAATCAGCATCTCATATCCGGGCAAATCGATTTAAAAAAATACCAAACATAGGAATAGGTGACAATTCCTGTATAGAAGGGGCTATCATCGATAAGAATGTGCATATCGGAGAAAATGTCACGATAAAAAACGCAAACAATATTGAACAGCTCGATGCAGAAAACTATATGATCCGCGATCATATCGTAATTGTGCCGAAAGGCAGTGTTATACCATCAAATACTGCCATATAG
- a CDS encoding pseudouridine synthase: MFCLRRECTKTCGQVLMCIIFIDTFRYTDYIRTMKEMKPIPYRHRPRGLTILYEDQDIIVIDKSAGLLTVKATYEKEKTAHHILTNYIRKGSFKSKKQLFVVHRLDRDTSGVLVFAKSPEAKENLKLQWKGVKKKYVAVVHGILTEKSGTITSYLAENEDYEVFSVKDSRKGELAKTRYKVLKEAKRFSLLEIELLTGKKNQIRVHFSEKGHPLVGDDKYGKKGEPKSRLALHSHYLTFKHPRTGKELTFEAEVPGFFKSYFDET; encoded by the coding sequence ATGTTCTGTTTGCGAAGAGAATGTACAAAAACCTGTGGTCAGGTACTTATGTGTATCATTTTCATTGACACATTCCGCTATACCGATTATATTCGTACTATGAAAGAAATGAAGCCAATACCTTATAGACACAGACCCAGGGGTTTAACTATTCTCTACGAAGACCAGGATATTATTGTCATCGATAAAAGCGCTGGCTTATTAACGGTAAAAGCAACGTATGAAAAAGAAAAAACAGCTCATCACATTTTAACCAACTACATACGGAAGGGTAGCTTTAAATCAAAAAAACAACTTTTTGTCGTGCATCGATTGGATCGTGACACTTCTGGTGTTCTTGTGTTTGCCAAGAGTCCTGAAGCCAAAGAGAATCTTAAACTGCAATGGAAAGGTGTTAAGAAAAAATATGTAGCAGTGGTTCATGGAATATTAACTGAAAAAAGCGGGACAATCACTTCATATTTAGCTGAAAACGAGGATTATGAGGTTTTTTCAGTTAAGGATTCGAGAAAAGGTGAATTGGCAAAAACCCGTTATAAAGTGTTGAAAGAAGCAAAAAGATTTAGCTTACTTGAAATTGAATTATTAACAGGCAAAAAAAACCAGATACGGGTTCATTTCTCTGAGAAAGGGCATCCACTCGTTGGTGATGATAAATACGGTAAGAAAGGCGAGCCGAAGAGCCGTCTGGCCCTCCATTCACACTATCTAACGTTTAAACATCCACGCACCGGCAAAGAGCTAACCTTTGAGGCCGAAGTTCCTGGTTTCTTTAAAAGCTATTTTGATGAGACATAA